From the genome of Nicotiana sylvestris chromosome 2, ASM39365v2, whole genome shotgun sequence, one region includes:
- the LOC138868095 gene encoding putative late blight resistance protein homolog R1A-3, translating into MVGGTPFSLVMKEGVAIVGFHGRSGLYLDAIGVYLQKLTPPTSAKEPMVEDIEIHDVSFSTLRKDLLNVLDFIESLKNEEIQKVVDADLIEKMILELDFLLLNLHHFSKYRVDRLSSFMTEYEILQNVCGNIRHFLELIVNGCVGHENVEYILPQFQLMNERVGRFLWHNQIGGHSRLFKLTHLFLEIIPTQLEVMHICLTNLKASTSAKVGRFIKQLLQTSPDILREYLIHLQEHMINVITASSPGARNIHIMIEFLLIILTDVPKDFIHNGKLFKFLARVGALTRDVSSMARNLEEKAKNEESTDETNSATLGLLKKIELLKKELKDVYLKAPDSSQLCFPMSDGPLFMHLLLRHLDDLLNSNAYLVALIKEEIRLVKEDLEFIRSFFGNVEQELYKDLWARVLDVAYETKDVIDSIIVRDNGLLHLIFSLPFTIEKINLIKEGISNLFEKIPKNMGVIVVNSPNKPVDRKSSITGKIIVGFKEETHLIIRKLSSGPKTLDVISITGMPGSGKTTLAYKVYNDESISGHFDIRAWCTVDQKYDEMGLLEKLFNQVVGPASKFGENIDVADKLRKHLFGKRYLIVLDDLWDTAAWDELTRPFPEVEKGSRIILTTREKKVAMHAQRHSDPLKLEESWELLEKKVFGKESCPDELVDVGKEIVQNCKRLPLVVDLIAGVIAGKEMKRSVWLEVRNDLNSFIFQKEEDVMRVIALSYDHLPDPLKSCLIHLASFPKDEAIPVRNLEILWLAEGFLEQREMKSVEKLFEIYLDNLISSSLVISFNEIGDDRTCQIHDLVHDFCLIKAREEKLFGKISSIAPSSSSSDLMPRQVNIEYHKWHFGHNNFVLFDSKKKKHSGKHLCSLRITRHIYDDNSLYDICHLRHLRLLRVLQVDRFSITVNDSLLNEICTLVHLRYLNIQTEVHSLPLSFSNLWNLETLRVNNFGPPLVLLPTILNLVKLRVLGIDDCSFFDLDTDELILAGEDSKLESLRLLRGLKLSNSKDKEDIFKRFPNLQELRFDLKESWDCSTGRYWFPKLDFLNELESFEVTFISSKSNDSALSITTNRLWDFHFPSSVKMLCLYEFPLTSDSLSTIGILPKLEDLYLEDAIIEGEGWNMGEEDTFQNLKCLTLQRVTLANWEVREESFPALEKLRLRDCRMLEEIPPSFGDICSLKSIELRRSPQLKESALKIKQDVEDMGRNILVLVYN; encoded by the exons ATGGTTGGGGGAACCCCATTTTCACTTGTGATGAAAGAAGGTGTAGCAATTGTGGGATTTCACGGGCGTTCTGGGTTGTACCTTGATGCTATTGGTGTTTATTTGCAAAAACTTACTCCTCCCACTTCAGCAAAGGAACCTATGGTTGAAGACATTGAAATCCATGAC GTGTCATTTTCTACCCTTCGCAAAGACTTACTCAATGTTCTAGATTTCATAGAGAGCTTAAAGAATGAAGAAATTCAAAAAGTTGTTGACGCGGATCTGATTGAAAAGATGATATTGGAGTTGGACTTCCTCCTTCTGAATCTCCATCATTTTTCCAAGTATCGTGTTGATCGACTTTCTTCATTCATGACCGAATATGAGATTCTTCAGAATGTTTGTGGCAACATAAGACATTTCCTCGAGTTGATAGTGAATGGTTGCGTTGGGCATGAGAATGTTGAATATATCTTACCTCAGTTTCAACTAATGAATGAGAGAGTAGGACGCTTCCTATGGCATAATCAAATTGGTGGACACTCTCGACTATTCAAGCTAACACATCTATTCTTGGAGATTATTCCAACTCAGTTGGAGGTTATGCACATATGTCTTACAAATTTGAAAGCTTCAACATCAGCAAAAGTTGGACGCTTTATTAAGCAGCTCCTACAAACCTCTCCGGATATTCTTAGAGAGTATCTAATTCATCTACAAGAGCACATGATAAATGTTATTACCGCTAGCAGTCCAGGGGCCCGAAACATTCATATCATGATAGAGTTCCTATTAATCATTCTTACTGATGTGCCTAAGGACTTTATTCATAATGGCAAGTTGTTTAAATTCCTAGCACGTGTCGGAGCACTTACCAGGGACGTATCATCTATGGCTCGCAACTTAGAAGAGAAAGCAAAGAATGAAGAGAGTACCGATGAAACAAATAGTGCAACTCTAGGCTTGCTCAAAAAAATTGAACTCCTGAAGAAAGAACTCAAGGATGTTTACCTGAAAGCCCCAGACTCATCTCAACTCTGCTTTCCCATGAGTGATGGACCCCTGTTCATGCATCTTCTACTTAGACACTTAGATGATTTGCTCAATTCCAATGCTTATTTAGTCGCTTTgataaaggaagaaatcaggctgGTGAAAGAAGATCTAGAATTCATAAGATCTTTCTTCGGGAATGTTGAGCAAGAATTGTATAAAGATCTCTGGGCACGTGTTTTAGATGTGGCATACGAGACAAAAGATGTCATTGATTCAATTATTGTAAGAGACAATGGTCTCTTACATCTTATTTTCTCACTTCCCTTTACCATAGAAAAGATCAATCTTATCAAAGAAGGGATCTCAAATTTATTTGAGAAGATTCCCAAGAACATGGGTGTCATTGTTGTGAACTCTCCCAACAAGCCAGTTGATCGCAAGTCATCAATAACTGGTAAAATAATCGTAGGTTTTAAAGAGGAGACACACTTGATAATTAGGAAGCTCTCCAGTGGACCAAAAACGCTAGATGTCATTTCGATCACTGGTATGCCCGGTTCGGGTAAAACTACTTTGGCATATAAAGTGTATAATGATGAGTCAATTTCTGGTCATTTTGACATCCGTGCATGGTGTACAGTCGATCAAAAGTATGACGAGATGGGGTTGCTGGAAAAACTTTTTAATCAAGTTGTTGGCCCAGCTTCGAAATTCGGTGAGAATATTGATGTTGCTGATAAGCTACGGAAACACCTGTTTGGAAAGAGGTACCTTATAGTCTTAGATGATTTGTGGGACACTGCAGCATGGGATGAGTTGACAAGACCTTTTCCTGAAGTTGAGAAAGGAAGTAGAATTATTTTGACGACTCGAGAAAAGAAAGTGGCTATGCATGCACAACGCCACAGTGATCCTCTAAAACTGGAAGAAAGTTGGGAGTTACTAGAGAAAAAGGTCTTTGGAAAAGAAAGTTGCCCTGATGAACTAGTGGATGTTGGAAAAGAAATAGTCCAAAACTGTAAACGACTTCCTTTGGTGGTTGATTTGATTGCTGGAGTCATTGCAGGGAAGGAAATGAAAAGGAGTGTGTGGCTTGAAGTTCGAAATGATTTGAATTCCTTTATTTTCCAGAAAGAAGAGGACGTGATGAGGGTTATAGCATTAAGTTATGACCATTTACCCGATCCCTTAAAGTCGTGCTTGATTCACCTTGCGAGTTTTCCGAAGGACGAAGCAATTCCAGTCCGTAATTTGGAAATTTTATGGCTTGCTGAAGGATTTTTGGAGCAGAGAGAGATGAAGAGTGTGGAAAAACTGTTTGAGATTTATCTGGATAATTTAATTTCCAGTAGCTTGGTAATTTCTTTCAATGAAATAGGTGACGATCGGACTTGCCAAATTCATGATCTTGTGCATGACTTTTGTTTGATAAAAGCAAGAGAGGAAAAGTTGTTTGGCAAGATAAGTTCAATTGCTCCATCGTCATCTTCTTCAGATCTGATGCCACGTCAAGTGAACATTGAATATCATAAGTGGCACTTTGGGCATAACAATTTTGTCCTGTTcgattcaaaaaagaaaaagcatTCTGGTAAACACCTCTGTTCTTTGAGGATAACTAGACACATATATGATGACAATAGTCTTTATGATATATGTCACCTAAGACACTTGAGGCTTCTTAGAGTGTTGCAAGTGGATAGATTTTCTATCACGGTGAATGATTCTTTGCTGAATGAAATATGCACATTGGTTCATTTGAGGTACTTAAACATTCAGACAGAAGTTCACTCTCTGCCTTTGTCTTTTTCAAATCTGTGGAATCTGGAAACTCTGCGGGTGAATAACTTTGGACCACCCTTGGTGCTATTACCAACAATTTTGaatcttgtaaagttgcgagtgCTGGGCATAGATGACTGTTCTTTCTTTGATTTGGATACAGATGAACTAATACTGGCAGGAGAGGACTCAAAGTTAGAGAGCTTGAGATTATTACGGGGACTCAAGCTTTCCAATTCGAAAGACAAAGAGGATATTTTCAAAAGGTTTCCCAATCTTCAAGAGCTTCGATTTGATCTCAAGGAATCATGGGATTGTTCAACAGGGCGATATTGGTTCCCGAAATTGGACTTCTTAAATGAACTAGAATCTTTCGAAGTAACTTTTATAAGTTCAAAATCAAATGATAGTGCGCTCTCTATAACGACAAATCGGCTTTGGGATTTTCACTTCCCTTCGAGTGTGAAAATGTTGTGTTTGTATGAGTTTCCTCTGACATCCGATTCACTATCAACAATAGGAATACTGCCCAAGCTTGAAGATCTGTACCTTGAAGACGCAATCATCGAGGGGGAAGGATGGAACATGGGGGAGGAAGACACCTTCCAGAATCTCAAATGTCTGACGTTGCAGCGAGTGACTCTTGCTAATTGGGAGGTTAGAGAGGAATCCTTTCCTGCGCTTGAGAAATTACGACTGCGGGACTGTCGTATGCTTGAGGAGATTCCGCCTAGTTTCGGGGATATTTGTTCATTAAAAAGTATTGAACTACGGAGGAGCCCTCAACTTAAAGAATCTGCTCTGAAGATTAAGCAAGATGTTGAAGATATGGGTAGGAATATTCTGGTCCTTGTTTATAACTGA